Proteins encoded by one window of Parabacteroides sp. FAFU027:
- a CDS encoding anthranilate synthase component II produces the protein MKILVFDNYDSFTYNLVHALKSFNIAEIEVYRNDKIALEDVAKYDKIVLSPGPGIPSEAGLLLPLIKQYAPTKCILGICLGHQAIGEAFGGELINLEDVYHGVATNVDIVAEDILFAGMSKQIEVGRYHSWIVSNNNLPDCFEVTAVDANGQIMAMHHKEYDVRGVQFHPESVLTPEGLKMLKNWIEA, from the coding sequence ATGAAGATATTAGTTTTTGATAATTACGATTCATTTACCTACAATCTGGTACATGCGTTGAAGAGCTTCAACATCGCCGAGATTGAGGTATACAGAAATGATAAGATCGCACTCGAAGATGTCGCGAAATACGATAAGATCGTGCTCTCTCCCGGTCCGGGAATACCATCAGAAGCGGGTTTGCTGCTACCATTAATCAAGCAATATGCTCCGACCAAATGCATCCTGGGTATTTGCCTGGGACATCAGGCAATCGGTGAAGCGTTTGGTGGCGAACTGATAAACCTGGAAGATGTTTACCACGGTGTGGCTACAAATGTTGACATTGTCGCGGAAGATATCCTATTCGCAGGTATGTCGAAACAGATTGAGGTAGGTCGTTACCACTCCTGGATTGTGAGCAACAATAATCTGCCGGACTGCTTCGAGGTAACAGCCGTAGATGCAAATGGACAAATCATGGCCATGCACCATAAAGAGTATGACGTGCGCGGGGTACAATTCCATCCGGAATCGGTACTGACTCCGGAAGGATTAAAGATGCTGAAAAACTGGATTGAGGCGTAG
- the trpD gene encoding anthranilate phosphoribosyltransferase, which yields MKQLLYHLFDHNTLDREQARQVLLRMAKGEYNESQIAAFITVFLMRSISIEELSGFRDALLEMRVPVDLAEYNAVDIVGTGGDNKNTFNISTAACFTVAGAGYNVVKHGNYGATSVSGASNVIEHHGVKFTQDIDVMRRSLDECHMAYLHAPFFNPAMKTVAPVRKALGVRTFFNMLGPLVNPSMPKRQVLGVFNLKLARLYHYLYQQTDTQFTIVNSLDGYDEISLTDNFKVINRSGECVLTPEELGFTRCSEPDLFGGDTVEAAAKIFDNVLENKATEAQINAVVINAAYSIQTCAPEKSIEACIAEARESIESGKAKAAFKKFVEINS from the coding sequence ATGAAACAACTACTATACCATCTTTTCGACCATAACACCCTTGACCGCGAACAGGCGCGTCAGGTACTGCTCCGCATGGCGAAAGGGGAATACAATGAAAGTCAGATTGCGGCGTTTATCACCGTCTTTCTGATGCGGAGTATCAGCATCGAAGAGCTTTCGGGCTTCCGCGATGCATTGCTGGAAATGCGTGTGCCGGTTGACCTGGCGGAATACAATGCCGTGGACATCGTCGGCACCGGCGGTGACAACAAAAACACCTTCAACATCTCTACTGCTGCTTGTTTTACAGTTGCAGGAGCCGGTTACAACGTGGTGAAACACGGTAACTACGGTGCAACCTCGGTAAGTGGCGCGTCAAACGTGATTGAACACCACGGTGTGAAATTCACCCAGGATATCGATGTGATGCGCCGTTCGCTGGATGAGTGTCACATGGCTTATCTGCACGCTCCGTTTTTTAACCCGGCAATGAAAACCGTTGCTCCGGTGCGTAAGGCATTGGGGGTACGTACCTTCTTCAATATGCTGGGTCCGTTGGTCAATCCGTCTATGCCTAAACGTCAGGTATTGGGCGTATTCAACCTGAAACTGGCGCGTCTTTACCACTACCTGTACCAACAAACCGATACACAGTTTACCATTGTGAACAGTCTGGACGGTTACGATGAAATCTCGTTGACTGACAATTTCAAAGTAATCAACCGTTCGGGTGAATGTGTCCTTACTCCGGAAGAGCTGGGCTTTACCCGTTGCTCCGAGCCGGATTTATTCGGGGGCGATACAGTGGAAGCTGCAGCTAAAATATTCGACAACGTTCTGGAAAACAAAGCTACCGAAGCACAAATCAATGCGGTGGTCATCAATGCTGCATATTCCATCCAGACCTGTGCGCCTGAAAAGAGCATCGAGGCCTGCATCGCCGAAGCGCGAGAATCGATTGAAAGTGGCAAAGCAAAAGCTGCCTTTAAAAAGTTTGTTGAGATTAATAGTTAA
- the trpC gene encoding indole-3-glycerol phosphate synthase TrpC: MNILEKIIANKRIEIAAHKEVQSPAELAKLCETARTCYSFKQALTSSEVSIIAEFKRKSPSKGFIKEGAKIEDIVPGYAQNGAATISVLTDMNFFGGELKDLQEARRLVDLLGLKTPLLRKDFIVDEYQIMQAKVMGADVILLIAAALSVFETKTLAKAAHALGLEVLLEIHNDAELGHINEFVDVVGVNNRNLSTFVTDIQTSFDLSEKIPHGIVRISESGISEPATVRELRNAGFEGFLMGENFMKQADPAQALADFIAQVKVKR, encoded by the coding sequence ATGAACATCTTAGAAAAAATCATAGCCAATAAGCGCATCGAGATTGCGGCACACAAAGAGGTGCAATCTCCTGCCGAATTAGCCAAATTGTGCGAAACGGCCCGCACCTGCTATTCGTTCAAACAAGCACTGACCAGCTCAGAAGTCAGTATCATTGCCGAGTTTAAGCGTAAATCCCCTTCCAAAGGCTTTATCAAGGAAGGTGCGAAAATAGAAGACATCGTGCCCGGATACGCTCAAAACGGAGCGGCAACCATCTCGGTACTGACCGACATGAACTTCTTCGGCGGTGAGTTGAAGGATTTGCAGGAAGCCCGTAGATTGGTAGATTTACTTGGACTGAAAACTCCTCTTCTACGGAAAGATTTTATTGTGGACGAATACCAGATTATGCAAGCCAAAGTGATGGGAGCCGATGTTATCTTGTTGATTGCAGCAGCACTTTCGGTTTTCGAAACCAAGACTCTTGCTAAAGCGGCTCACGCCCTTGGGTTGGAAGTATTGCTTGAAATTCACAATGATGCGGAACTTGGACACATCAACGAATTCGTTGACGTGGTGGGTGTAAACAACCGTAACCTTAGCACTTTCGTCACCGATATCCAGACTTCATTTGACCTGAGTGAAAAGATTCCTCACGGCATCGTGAGAATCTCAGAAAGTGGCATATCAGAGCCTGCAACTGTACGTGAGTTGCGTAATGCTGGTTTTGAAGGCTTCCTGATGGGAGAAAACTTTATGAAACAGGCTGACCCGGCTCAGGCATTGGCTGACTTTATTGCTCAGGTAAAAGTAAAAAGATGA
- a CDS encoding phosphoribosylanthranilate isomerase, whose amino-acid sequence MKIKVCGMKYPENISEVIALKPDMMGFIFYPKSPRYAEPLDKEFMLSFPRNVLKIGVFVNEELDDMLEVVKKYNLNGVQLHGAESEDMCYTFRQAGLLTLKAFSIAEPADFDKTEDYEGTCDLYVFDTKTPQHGGSGKKFDWSILSAYQGNTPFLLSGGIGPDDAEAIKAVNHPMLRGVDLNSRFETEPGRKDASRLESFFQEIVNCK is encoded by the coding sequence ATGAAAATCAAAGTATGCGGGATGAAATATCCCGAAAACATATCGGAAGTCATTGCCCTGAAACCTGATATGATGGGATTTATCTTCTACCCCAAATCACCTCGTTATGCGGAGCCGTTGGATAAGGAGTTTATGCTTTCATTTCCCCGAAACGTGTTGAAAATCGGCGTATTTGTCAATGAAGAACTGGATGATATGCTGGAGGTGGTAAAGAAATACAACCTCAACGGTGTACAACTTCACGGGGCGGAATCGGAAGATATGTGCTACACCTTCAGACAAGCCGGCCTTTTGACTCTGAAAGCCTTTTCCATAGCTGAACCGGCTGATTTTGACAAAACGGAGGATTACGAAGGCACTTGCGACCTTTACGTTTTCGACACTAAAACACCCCAACACGGCGGGTCGGGCAAGAAATTCGACTGGAGTATTCTTTCAGCTTATCAGGGCAATACCCCTTTTCTGCTGAGTGGCGGTATCGGTCCGGATGACGCAGAAGCCATCAAGGCGGTGAATCACCCGATGTTGCGCGGTGTGGACCTCAACAGCCGTTTCGAAACCGAACCGGGGCGCAAGGATGCCTCTCGCTTAGAATCGTTTTTTCAGGAAATCGTAAATTGTAAATGA
- the trpA gene encoding tryptophan synthase subunit alpha, which translates to MNRIESLFQQKPKGIFSVYFTAGYPTFDSTREVIRELVAQGTDLIEVGIPFSDPMADGPVIQKSSTVALENGMTLRKLFDQLRGIRAEIHIPLVMMGYLNPVMQMGIEEFCKNCHEVGIDGVIIPDLPFNDYMANYKPIADKYGVKFIMLITPETSEERIRLIDKNTSGFIYMVSSASTTGAQSSFGDEKQDYFRRIDAMGLKNPRLIGFGISNKATLEAAQSNASGAIIGSAFINCIAQTNSVKEAVSLLMEKMKS; encoded by the coding sequence ATGAATCGCATTGAATCATTATTCCAACAAAAACCGAAAGGAATCTTCTCGGTTTATTTCACTGCCGGATATCCGACATTTGACAGCACACGCGAAGTAATCCGCGAACTAGTAGCTCAGGGTACTGACCTGATTGAAGTGGGAATCCCCTTCTCTGACCCTATGGCAGACGGTCCGGTTATTCAAAAAAGCAGTACTGTTGCTCTTGAAAACGGCATGACGTTGCGCAAACTTTTCGACCAACTGAGAGGCATCCGTGCCGAAATCCACATCCCGCTGGTGATGATGGGTTACCTCAACCCGGTTATGCAGATGGGTATCGAAGAATTCTGCAAAAACTGCCACGAAGTGGGAATCGATGGTGTCATTATCCCAGACCTTCCCTTCAACGACTATATGGCTAATTATAAACCGATTGCCGACAAATACGGCGTGAAGTTTATCATGCTGATTACGCCTGAAACTTCGGAGGAGCGCATCCGCCTGATTGATAAAAACACATCAGGATTCATCTACATGGTTTCATCGGCTTCAACCACCGGAGCTCAAAGCTCATTCGGTGATGAGAAACAAGATTACTTCCGCCGCATTGATGCTATGGGACTGAAGAATCCTCGTCTGATTGGCTTCGGCATTTCCAACAAAGCAACACTGGAGGCCGCTCAATCAAATGCCAGCGGCGCTATCATCGGTAGCGCATTCATCAACTGTATTGCCCAGACCAACAGCGTCAAAGAGGCTGTTTCATTGTTAATGGAGAAGATGAAAAGCTGA
- a CDS encoding N-acetyltransferase, which translates to MALEIRPVNSKKELKQFVKFRIDLYKNNPYAIPPLYMDEMGTLDPKKNPAFEFCEAQCFMAYKEEKIVGRIAAMINHRANEKWNEKNGRFGFIDFIDDEEVSSALLKTAEEWVKAKGMTHIHGPLGFTDLDQEGMLVEGYDQLGTMATIYNYPYYPVHLEKRGYRKDAEWLEHLITIPETLHEKLNRIADIVTKKFNLRVLKFSSTRQLIKEGYGKKFFELINVCYSPLYGSTPLSEKQIDYYIKMYISMLNLDFLTLVVDESDELIGLGVVMPSLSKALQKMQGKLFPFGFIYLLKDLKMKNPVIDLLLIGVRPDYQNKGVNSIIMNDIHVNCRKHGVKYAESNPMLADNDKALAQWEYFESKVHKRRWAFIREL; encoded by the coding sequence ATGGCCTTAGAAATACGTCCGGTAAACAGCAAAAAAGAGCTGAAGCAATTTGTCAAATTCAGAATTGATCTCTATAAAAATAACCCTTACGCCATTCCTCCGCTTTATATGGACGAAATGGGAACTCTCGACCCAAAGAAGAATCCCGCCTTTGAATTTTGTGAAGCCCAATGCTTTATGGCCTATAAGGAAGAGAAAATCGTCGGTCGTATTGCGGCGATGATTAACCATCGGGCGAATGAAAAGTGGAATGAAAAGAACGGCCGCTTCGGCTTTATAGATTTCATTGATGACGAAGAGGTTTCATCCGCGCTGCTCAAAACCGCCGAAGAGTGGGTAAAAGCCAAAGGAATGACTCATATCCATGGTCCGCTCGGCTTTACCGATCTCGATCAGGAAGGCATGTTGGTAGAGGGTTACGATCAACTTGGCACAATGGCCACCATCTACAATTATCCTTATTACCCGGTGCATTTGGAAAAGCGCGGCTACCGCAAAGATGCGGAATGGCTGGAACATTTAATCACCATCCCCGAAACTCTTCACGAGAAACTCAACAGGATAGCTGACATTGTTACGAAAAAATTCAACCTGCGCGTCCTGAAGTTTTCAAGTACCAGACAACTGATCAAAGAAGGATATGGCAAGAAGTTTTTTGAACTGATCAACGTGTGTTACAGCCCGCTGTACGGTTCCACTCCCCTTAGCGAGAAACAGATCGACTATTACATCAAGATGTATATCTCGATGCTGAATCTGGACTTCCTGACCCTGGTCGTAGATGAAAGCGATGAGCTCATCGGATTGGGGGTGGTAATGCCCTCCTTATCCAAAGCGCTTCAGAAAATGCAGGGAAAACTCTTTCCGTTCGGATTCATTTACCTGCTGAAGGACTTAAAAATGAAGAATCCGGTAATTGACCTGCTACTGATTGGGGTCCGGCCCGATTACCAGAATAAGGGGGTCAATTCCATAATCATGAATGATATCCATGTGAATTGCCGGAAGCATGGTGTTAAATATGCCGAAAGTAACCCCATGTTGGCTGACAACGATAAGGCGCTGGCTCAATGGGAATACTTTGAGAGTAAAGTTCATAAACGCCGTTGGGCTTTTATCAGGGAATTATAA
- a CDS encoding outer membrane beta-barrel family protein: MKTKRSLLLSLVLLLAIIAQAGSVTGKLVDSKTKAGLDYVNVVLFNATTNKMVKGASTASGGNFNFLNIPMGKYLLKATFVGYSQLELPIIIDAKRPELTLGSIALTENSHNLKEVKIEGQKSQMRFEIDRKVFNVDQNLAAAGASASEILKNIPSVQVDVEGNVSLRNDQNVTIWINGRPSGLSADNQAQILQQMPAESIERIEVITNPSSKFSPDGSAGIINIVLKKDRKAGYYGSVSVGGDTFKGINSAFNINYTSPKWDAYANVGFRKNEFKMWSDGNRNTWKPNGDTTNLVTDNNSKMGGYGVFSRAGVTYHADDKNDIGVSGMFMTSDRYNRSNVAYESHLNEVLNNQYSRYSDGDGNHGMFNAMLDYTHKFNQKGHEIRSTVEYNGMNFGNNSTMYQMDAVHNTITNPVLTQWINSDNKRREVEVQMDYTYPINENSKLEAGYKGEFNKRSSPTSAELQTLLVTRKPQYELNNEYSGRDNRNSLYITYAGKISKLSYQAGLRGEYNVMKNTAVNYDKYNNDSTTTFNKTYPGIYPSLFVNYTLGNGNELQLNYTRRINRPNGRIMNPYRNVSDSLNISYGNPNLTPEYSNSLELNHIKTWENHSLSSSIYYRNTSDVIQSVSYVEYINNKSVKFSTSQNITNSQAAGCEFILKDRFMKFIDVTSTLNMFYNQLDGFTYADTYYKGTESFAWNARMMVNMGLPGGLMGQLTGGYQSKRNIVQGESLPSWDMDAGLRKTFFNRKFIVNVMVRDLLNSRKNRVRTWGSNYNDYTVSQFGGRMFGINLTYNFGSQSLQKKKPTKQRENGDTDIMNGNDM; encoded by the coding sequence ATGAAAACAAAGAGATCTTTGCTATTGAGCCTGGTATTACTGTTGGCAATAATAGCGCAAGCCGGTAGTGTCACCGGTAAACTGGTGGACAGCAAGACAAAAGCCGGACTGGACTATGTCAACGTTGTGCTTTTCAACGCAACCACAAACAAAATGGTAAAAGGAGCTTCAACTGCATCCGGTGGAAACTTCAATTTTCTGAATATCCCTATGGGTAAATATCTGCTGAAAGCCACGTTTGTGGGATATTCTCAACTGGAACTTCCGATAATCATCGACGCTAAACGGCCGGAACTGACACTGGGCTCAATTGCACTTACTGAAAACTCCCACAACCTTAAAGAGGTGAAAATTGAAGGGCAGAAATCGCAAATGCGTTTTGAAATCGACCGCAAAGTCTTCAACGTGGATCAGAATCTGGCTGCAGCAGGAGCTTCTGCTTCTGAAATCCTGAAAAACATCCCATCAGTGCAGGTAGATGTGGAAGGAAATGTATCGCTGCGCAATGATCAAAACGTAACCATCTGGATCAATGGGCGTCCTTCCGGATTGAGTGCTGACAACCAGGCGCAAATACTACAACAGATGCCGGCAGAAAGCATCGAGCGCATCGAAGTGATCACCAACCCCTCTTCCAAATTCAGCCCGGATGGCTCTGCCGGTATTATCAACATAGTGTTGAAAAAAGACCGCAAAGCCGGATATTACGGAAGTGTTTCCGTGGGTGGTGATACCTTTAAAGGGATCAACTCCGCATTCAACATCAACTACACAAGCCCTAAATGGGATGCTTATGCCAATGTCGGTTTCCGCAAAAACGAATTTAAAATGTGGTCGGATGGCAACCGGAATACCTGGAAGCCTAACGGTGACACCACCAATCTGGTGACGGACAACAACTCAAAAATGGGTGGCTACGGTGTGTTTTCCCGAGCCGGCGTGACTTACCATGCGGATGATAAGAATGATATCGGAGTAAGTGGCATGTTTATGACTTCTGACCGTTATAACCGTTCGAATGTCGCTTATGAATCACATCTGAATGAGGTTTTAAACAATCAATATAGCCGATATTCGGATGGCGACGGTAACCACGGCATGTTTAACGCGATGCTTGATTATACCCACAAATTCAACCAGAAGGGACACGAAATCCGATCAACAGTAGAGTATAACGGCATGAATTTTGGCAACAACTCGACCATGTATCAAATGGATGCCGTTCATAACACTATTACAAATCCGGTTTTGACCCAATGGATCAACAGCGATAACAAACGCCGCGAAGTGGAAGTGCAGATGGACTATACCTACCCGATCAACGAAAACAGCAAACTGGAAGCGGGCTATAAAGGGGAATTCAACAAACGAAGCAGCCCGACCAGCGCGGAGCTGCAAACCTTACTCGTAACCCGCAAACCTCAGTATGAGCTAAACAATGAATATTCAGGACGTGACAACAGAAACTCCCTCTACATTACCTATGCGGGTAAAATCAGCAAACTCAGCTATCAGGCCGGCTTGCGTGGGGAGTACAACGTGATGAAAAATACGGCGGTGAATTACGACAAGTACAATAATGATTCAACCACTACATTCAACAAGACTTATCCGGGCATTTACCCGAGTCTTTTTGTGAATTACACACTTGGCAATGGCAACGAGCTGCAGTTGAACTACACCCGTCGTATCAACCGTCCCAACGGTCGCATTATGAATCCGTACCGCAACGTTTCCGACTCGTTAAATATCAGTTACGGTAATCCTAACCTGACTCCGGAATATTCCAATTCGTTGGAACTGAACCATATCAAGACCTGGGAAAACCATTCGCTTTCATCATCCATCTACTACCGCAATACTTCCGATGTAATCCAGTCGGTGAGTTACGTGGAGTATATCAACAATAAGTCGGTAAAATTCAGCACCTCGCAGAATATCACCAACTCACAGGCAGCGGGTTGCGAGTTTATCCTGAAAGACCGATTCATGAAGTTCATTGACGTAACCTCTACGTTGAATATGTTCTACAATCAGCTGGACGGATTTACCTACGCCGACACCTACTACAAAGGCACCGAAAGCTTTGCCTGGAACGCCCGCATGATGGTTAATATGGGACTGCCGGGGGGATTAATGGGGCAGTTGACCGGCGGATACCAGTCAAAACGTAACATTGTGCAGGGAGAAAGCCTGCCAAGCTGGGATATGGATGCCGGATTGCGCAAGACCTTCTTCAATCGCAAGTTTATCGTCAATGTGATGGTACGTGACCTGCTCAACTCTCGCAAAAACCGTGTTCGTACCTGGGGTAGCAACTACAATGACTACACTGTCAGCCAGTTTGGTGGACGCATGTTTGGTATCAACCTGACCTACAACTTCGGAAGCCAGAGCTTACAGAAGAAGAAACCAACCAAACAGCGTGAGAACGGTGATACCGATATCATGAACGGCAATGACATGTAA
- a CDS encoding nucleotidyltransferase domain-containing protein: MFGLREQEVRVVKEVLAKYDAVQEALVFGTRAKNDCKCSSVVQIAIKGENVTQSLAYDIAYDLNEETLIPYCFEVICYNLLKEERLKDAIEQEGISFYEKK, from the coding sequence ATGTTTGGTCTGAGAGAACAGGAAGTCAGGGTCGTTAAGGAGGTTCTGGCAAAATACGATGCAGTGCAGGAAGCCCTGGTATTCGGCACACGCGCAAAAAATGACTGCAAATGCAGTTCAGTGGTGCAAATTGCCATTAAAGGCGAGAATGTCACCCAGTCATTAGCCTATGATATTGCTTATGACCTCAATGAAGAGACGCTGATCCCCTATTGTTTTGAGGTCATTTGCTACAATTTACTCAAGGAGGAACGCCTGAAAGATGCAATAGAACAGGAAGGTATCTCTTTTTATGAGAAGAAATAA
- a CDS encoding carboxypeptidase-like regulatory domain-containing protein: protein MRIKHYIQGDKRGKDAHRLERDAMSDPFLQEALDGFDSVPGNHADALERLEQNIMHRASAKRRRQLIINWSVAATVLLLIGLGSYFIFQNSDKNAPVVATTQKAKPSHPSVNKPEEIVREAEQQKQTKRFTPPVIKPDDQVNEEEEMVTQDKVMESTAAVGAVNFDKGTDDVVVMPPVVQAEKPVVIKGKVVDESGAPLVGAYLIDKKDKKQAITDRDGKFALTVKDSDSLNLTANYIGYDSKEITVVPDKEKIITLNQNRDSFNDVVVVGYGSSKLKKGTIHSTSFGKKEFLEYCRNKAEKGLCDEMESSVTVEFTINDNGRPSGYKFSKFTCEKAKSEIEKLLNQSPKWTKPNQKVSVKISW from the coding sequence ATGAGAATCAAACACTACATACAGGGCGACAAGCGGGGCAAGGATGCCCACCGGCTGGAGCGAGATGCCATGAGCGACCCGTTCCTGCAGGAGGCGTTGGATGGTTTTGATTCCGTCCCGGGCAACCATGCTGATGCATTGGAGCGACTGGAACAAAATATCATGCACCGGGCTTCTGCGAAGAGACGCCGACAACTGATTATCAACTGGTCGGTAGCTGCTACGGTACTTTTGCTGATTGGGCTGGGCAGTTATTTCATTTTCCAAAACAGTGATAAAAACGCACCGGTCGTAGCCACTACCCAAAAGGCAAAACCTTCCCATCCGTCTGTGAATAAACCGGAAGAAATCGTCAGGGAAGCAGAGCAACAAAAACAGACAAAGCGATTCACCCCGCCTGTCATCAAGCCCGACGACCAGGTGAATGAAGAGGAGGAGATGGTAACACAGGATAAGGTCATGGAATCCACTGCTGCTGTTGGTGCTGTCAACTTCGATAAAGGTACGGATGATGTAGTGGTAATGCCGCCGGTAGTTCAGGCAGAAAAACCAGTCGTCATAAAGGGCAAAGTAGTAGATGAATCCGGAGCGCCATTGGTGGGTGCCTATTTAATTGACAAAAAGGACAAAAAGCAAGCCATAACCGATAGAGACGGTAAGTTCGCATTAACCGTAAAGGATAGCGATTCGTTGAATCTGACAGCCAATTACATAGGATATGATTCAAAAGAAATAACAGTTGTGCCCGATAAAGAAAAAATTATAACCCTGAATCAAAACCGAGATTCGTTTAATGACGTAGTTGTGGTCGGTTATGGTTCAAGTAAATTGAAAAAAGGAACTATCCATTCAACTTCATTCGGTAAAAAAGAGTTCCTGGAATATTGTAGGAACAAAGCCGAAAAAGGCCTTTGCGATGAGATGGAATCAAGCGTAACGGTTGAATTTACCATCAACGATAACGGACGACCATCCGGATATAAGTTCTCAAAATTCACTTGTGAGAAAGCCAAATCCGAGATCGAAAAACTGCTTAACCAATCTCCGAAATGGACTAAGCCGAATCAAAAAGTATCTGTAAAGATCAGCTGGTAA
- a CDS encoding RNA polymerase sigma factor: protein MKIRHTYSDLSDEDLVIHYRNSSEQVMLGQLYSRYIPLVYGLCLKYLQHQEDAEDAVMQIYEELSVKVCNYDIANFKTWLYSVAKNHCLQILRKHQPFTFEEISEKVVETDHFEHLLDINENIEKETALNYCLKTLPEEQKRCIVHFFFEECSYADVVELTGFALNKVKSYIQNGKRNLKICMVKVLNH, encoded by the coding sequence TTGAAGATCAGGCATACATACAGCGACCTTAGCGACGAAGATTTAGTGATACACTATCGGAATTCGTCAGAACAGGTGATGTTGGGACAACTTTACTCCCGATATATCCCGCTCGTGTATGGTCTCTGCCTGAAATACCTGCAACATCAGGAAGATGCCGAGGATGCCGTAATGCAGATTTACGAAGAGCTTTCGGTAAAAGTCTGTAACTATGATATTGCGAACTTCAAAACGTGGCTCTACAGCGTGGCGAAAAACCATTGCCTGCAAATCCTGCGAAAACATCAACCCTTTACTTTCGAAGAAATTAGCGAGAAGGTTGTGGAAACCGACCACTTCGAGCATCTATTAGATATCAATGAAAATATCGAAAAAGAAACCGCGCTCAATTATTGCCTGAAGACCTTGCCAGAAGAACAAAAGCGGTGCATTGTCCATTTCTTCTTCGAGGAGTGCTCGTATGCCGATGTGGTTGAACTGACCGGATTTGCATTGAATAAAGTGAAAAGTTACATCCAGAACGGGAAGCGGAACCTCAAAATCTGCATGGTCAAAGTATTAAATCATTGA